Genomic DNA from Brassica rapa cultivar Chiifu-401-42 chromosome A04, CAAS_Brap_v3.01, whole genome shotgun sequence:
CGAGAATATCTTGGAATCTCTACATGAACTTGCATCAGCTGCAAGATTTAAGGACAAGACTGAGTCGCCTATTTTTGCTGAGAAACCAAATTCCAAAAGCATTGTTTGTGGCTGGGCGACCAAAGGCCAAGATGATCATGTTGTCACAATTGTTAACGATGATTGTTGTAATGGTAATACATCAGAAAAGGGTAATCGCTCGAACAAGGTTTTGATCCATGAAAAACATGAAGATTGTGTACATGAGAaacatgaagatgatgatgcacATGTACATTCGAGTTGTGATTCTTATGGTCATACTAGTCTTCGTGTAATTGTAGAATGTAGATAATGATAatctttcatgtttttttttggaacccAATAATCTTTCATGTATTCATAAGAATTATTATTGTTTGCTTAAATCATAAGAATTATTTATCGATAAAGGATTCTTTTGagctaagaaaaaaaatgtcaatGAAAAAGAAATTTACTAATAAGAACAATGCTTAAAACAGTCAAGAGTTGTGTGCTAAGCTTAGTGAGAATAAAATAGTCTATACACTAACAAAGAACACCAGAGGGAGATAATTCAAAGTTTTGTTTCTCGCCTTTTCTACTTCCGAAACTCGTCTCCAAATCAATCAACGGCTTTTATCAGTTTCCCgctatataaaacaaaacataggtTGTGACTgagaaaattagaataaataggtggaaaataaaaaagtggaaatgagagaaaaaataaaactgGAAGAGAGAGAGTAAAGCAGAGTAAATGTATTTATTCTTATTTTAGTTAAGGTAAaattatgtgtatttttttttaacagtgtTTAAAGGAAATGGGAGGAAAATGATTTTCACttggataaaaaaaatagagtaattcaGCTGAAACAATATTTACTCCACTACATTATCACTAATAATACTTTTCAGTCAGAGtcataacatatatatggaGTATTTCTTTGTAAAATGCTACCCACTTACATTCAGCTTGAAGAACCTAGTAATCAGAATTTTTAAATGAAGGAAACATCTTCATATTATCACTTGAAAAAACTGTTTATTCCAAGTCCGGTTCTGTTAATCAATAAAATCGTTAAACTAAACAAAACAATGGTTAAAAGCTAAAACAAATGTAATAATGTATGGAAAAGTTGTCTTTGGTCTTGTGGTTGAATTTTTAAAGTGGAAACCCTTTCACCACAACCAAGATTCGAACTACCCTTTagaaacaatgttttttttaatgtagtAACGACTATATCATTTCTCTCAATTCTTTCATACAGGGACTTGATGAAATAACAGCAGATGTGGTTTAGAGGAAAGATGAAGAGTGTGATTAGTAAATATAAGAAGAAATGAGAGTAAATGAAAGAGTGAAAatcagaaaaaaatgaaaaaagtgaAAAATGAAAGAAGAAAGTATCCAGAATAAAATTTTATCTCTAACATAACTCAGAATAATATTTAGTGTGTCTTTTCCTATTTGTGCACAGTACATagagtaaattaaaaaaattatattccacTTGATTGGTAACATTTTAGCTCAATATATAGAGTAAATATTGATCTAGAGTAAAATTTTACTCTATTAGACCTTTCAATCACACCCAaaatttttgttcttttgttaTCGTTTTATTTCCGATAAAGTTTCTTCCTTTTATTgcttgatttcaatttttttttgtgtgtttccgAATGAATCAGCCTCTAATCCAAAATCAGATAAGACGTTATCCAAGAATCAAAAAATGGACGACAAAATCAGATATGCTAAATCCCAAGAATCACTCCATAGATAAAATGGATTATCACGTTTCGACACATTTAGCACCTGGCTgcttcaaacgcagcggttgatGTTGCGAAattttgcggatgcgggtggtcgCGGTTTCTAAcagttttaaaagatttgtacgattggttatgcggttagaaattggtgcgtttacAGAATATCTATGATTGGTTAACTACTAAATAcaacagcggttaaataataaattaataatatttatattttataaaattataaaaatatcaaaatatcaaaatatcaaaaatcataatattataataaatatagaaatatatttagaaagttatatttttaattttttttaaactatagttaatatctttattttaaaattttataatattaattaaaatataatagatatatttttcgtttttttataattccaatttaaattttttattgaatatttttatttttgtatttatagtgtttaaaaaaaattatcctcctgCAACCACATACGCTAACTGGAACcatcttttaaatttatgagGTTTAGAACGATTTGAAACGGTTTAGaacgatttgagtgattgttgcaaaatgCCAACAActgctaccaaccgcaaaagctgtaTTTGCGGGTGTTAGCGGAGAAACCACTCATACCCTttaattagttattttaaacTCGTACTATTTTCTTGTAGCatttcaaattaataaaaaaataactggTTTGCAGTTATGTAAATTAGCTATTTCTTGTTTAATAGCATATGGAATTTTTTTGCCTGGTgcattctttttaattttcttgtttCTGTTACGAAAAAAAGGATATGGAAATATATCTGCTTGATTTTAAAGTACGTATGAAAATTCTCGTTACACCAAAACAAGTTTTGGGATACACTGGAGGAAAGAACGAAATTGACGATAACTCTAGTATTATTTCCAGCAATTATAAGAACATGGAACGCCTGTAATAATAGTGATAATTTTCTTATAACAccgattttaataaaaatacaatttaaattGTATTTGAAAGATACGGAAAAGTGAATGGATAAAGCCGTAAGCGATCTTTGAGGAGGGCAAAGTGGTGACGTGAGCGAAATCGCCAGTGTCACATCTCAAGTGTCAGTCACTTTACTCTTCTATACCAATAATATCGTATCATATAGATTTGGTATCATTAAGGATAATAATTAGCTCTCTAGGTTAGTTATTATGCCATCACAATATCGATATTTTCATACTCCGTACTATTAAAAACCAAATGTGTGTCGTATGGTTACTCTTCCACAACGGTAGCCTTCGATACAACTTGTGACTACAAATGGTCATCTTTGACACTGACACTGCCTGTCACTGCCGATTCCATTTATACTTCCCACAACATCAtcaattcatcatcatcattactaTATGTTTTGATATAGTTATTACTGTCACTAGgtccttgtccgcgctacgcgcggatagtattttgatttttttttcatatttttgtactattatgtcaattgtttagttttctaaaatgttatgtttttactgtaaatttgcaattaaaaatctaatttttccttactgtaaagtaagttaattttttgaatcttaccacaACACATTATACACGACGATAATATAGTTggtttttatattcttatttggtgtaatattgaaaaatttgatggtttgtttaaatagttttcttaaattatatattttaggattgattttcgtgactatattctataattgtctaaaaaattgtttgtcccatatagacatccacataaatatgaacttctgataaatttgttcattgggatatttagtttcactttcaactttattctcttttttggcatcctcatgctagcttgtggggctagccaacttggtgcaaaagggtttacaaaacctgatcgagatgcgcgtgatcggacaccttttgctaggctattcgtacggaattttaaagatctaggaatataggcaatagaaagttcagaaaattcGTTGGACACAGCCTGTATTTCGTCGAGCTCCGAGTCCAACGCAGGCTAATCTTCCTCCTTTTTAATGAgtataaccagttgttcacagtcgattgaaagaccatctctctgtgtccaaacttcagtatcacttgcattgcccatagTAAACCTTCAGCTTttgcagtggtgatttggtgcgtgtatatcggcccttgctccaaacagcattggaaagtcaccatccattaacacaaagccaagtccagatatgtctctttcatttatccaggatgtctagcaGGAGCGTTTCTTTACGTAGGAACAGTTGTGTCCGTTACCTCAACTCccatatcaatctccataatctcgtCTATACGCTGAGCTATCCTCCAACACTCTGCTTTAATTTTATTCGCTAACGGGAAAGACATAATTCATACGACACtattaatgattgttttttttgtaacaccgatacggaaaacttatattttatttaacaaaactcttattttaattttgtattaaagaatcaatcatattttatattatccataattttagtaaatttgcttatttgtcatgtttttattaggttttagctaaattattgatttattatttatttttagctaagtcactaatttattaatttaaaaaatacccttaattaatattatatatatatattaaaaatgaattttattttaataatattaaatttctattttatattaaaatttagttagtttttcttatttttcatattttattaggttttagacttttagataggtttttgatttattattaatttctaactgattcgctaatgtgttaattaaaacaatacccttaatgaattttatatataattaaaaacgaatattattttaatcatataaaattatatgttatattaatattaaatatttgattctaaaataatataataaaattataaaaaatataaaaataagataattcttatatatattttgttgctatctgaaaacaatatttttattataaaagttaaaaagatataaaaaattataattaaatattattcaagaaaaaaatatttatataaatatattttctaaactatttctaagatatgagtgttttaagaaatttaacacgggatgtttagaacacgggattatgcttatgagagagtggctcgggaGTGGGCTAGGAGATGGGTCTAATAGGCTGCgaattgttgaattttttttttaataatatttgtgCACATGTGGATAGGCTTAGGAAGCAATGatttagctccttttatatagtaggatttccATTAATAAGCTGCCTTGACAATCGCAAAAGTACTAATACATTCCCCAAAGAAGTTTTTAATTTGTCGCCAATACATCAAAATGGGGTTCCTAAATAGATCCATGGGAAACAAAAGTGGTGCTTATCTTACATTAACTATCATCACAACCTTAGGGAAAGTGAGGGATAAAACAGAAAATCCCTCAACATGAAACCGATTAAACAGCAGAGTTAATTTATAATACGAAATACAtagaaaaaaaaggaggttTAAGGGATATGAGAGTCGGTTCGTGGCTTTCTTGGGGGGTTCACATGATGGTGCAAAGGGTCAGGTCCTGAAGGGACAGTCCTTAGTTCTTCATTTAACCCGAAaaccttctccttctcttcttcaATTCCATTTGCTCCTCCCCATTCATTATCCTTCTTCATTACCATCATCTGCCAAATCAATCACCATTTTAGTATGTATCATAGCAAAAACATGCACACTGTAGTATATTCCAAACACGAGATAGATGTCCGCGTGCGCGTACGTGTTTATAACAATAcagaaatgatatatatatatatatatatatatatatatgtgcgtGTGTGTGTAAATGTTGAGAAGCAAACCTTGCGAATGGGAAGTGCATGAACATTGGCATTGGCGTGAGTGATATCTGTAGAAAACATTGTAATTGTAAGAATATGTGAACATGAgcgatatatttatatatatatagaagtgaGAGAAGGGGAAAGAGACCAGAAGCATCATGCAGGAACATGAGGCAAAAGAGCAGCAGTAGCACCAGAGTCCTCGAATCCATTttgtagagagagatagagtaTATAAAAGATAGAAGTTGTTCTTTACTCTGGTAATGAGATAGGAGAAGGGGGGCAATCATTTATAGGCTGCAAGGAGGAGGAAGGGggtacttttgttttttttattggttgctattgtaatatacatatatgatataatatTACGGGAATATTCATTAATCGACTGCGTCAATGAGCATAAAATTATACATGAACATGGAGAGGGCGCGTGAACTTGTTTTTAGACTACACAATCGTATGTCCGGAATATAGAACACTTACCTTTGTCTATATTTCCATTCGATACAATTCAAAAAACAAACTAAGCAGTATAGTTCGTACATACATAATTGGCTTATACTGAAGTATACATTTAAGACTCTTGTAAAACGAATAAATAAACGGATTCACTATCTAAATTgtagtatttattaattaaacaatAAGGCATAGTCAgcacaaatatttattaaaatcttcGAAAAATCCAACTGTCACTAATAATAATTCAGTACGGACGATTTGGTTATCCTGAAATCGGgtacttttttttcttagttaatGTCGGTattgacaaaatatttaaactttttaCCGAAAACAATTACGAATAATAACTTGATAcgctatacaaaaaaaaataagatgaaaaaaaaaaattattataattgaCTGGTTAAAAATTCATCATACAACCTGTATAGTGATGCAGCGTGGATCTTACTTTCCTTTTCGGATTTggctttcttttccttttccgTTTTAACCTTAAGATAAACGTTAGTTTTCCTTTTTATGTTAGGTCTTAAACCCTAAAGACTTAGGACTTTACATTAGCTACATATAGTCATCTCTTGGCTTTGTAAGAGGGACACattattattgatttataaaaaCAGAGCTTTGGCTTTAAACTCTTGATTACGGCTAGTTCATTGGTTGAACTCAACGGATTCAAGTTCATAGGTACTTTTGGGGATTCTCAGACTAAACAATCGTTCCTATTCTATCGGTTACTCTatcagttggtatcagagcccaggCGTTTGATTTCTTAATCAAACAAATCGATCATGGCACCACGCAAGACTATGACGGAAGAACAACAGGAGGAAGTACGCCTTATGTTCGAAGCATTAACCACAAACCTTACGGGAGCATTACAAACAGCTGTCCAAAACGCCCTCACCACCGTTCTTCAGGATCAACGCGCTCAACGCGATGCTCCAGATAATCAGCAGGGTCTGCGGCCTCGCCATCGCGGTGCTCACCTTGACGCATCAGACGATGAAGAGCTCGTCGACAATGTTTTTGCTGACCACCGAGACGACCAATATCAACGACGCGATGCTCAGCGACAACCTCAATACCGGCGTGAAGAACAGGACCACCGAGTTAATCAACCTCGATGGGAAGCTAGTTTCCGTTCAGAGATTCCTGAGTTTCTGGGAACGTTAAATCCTGAGGATTTCATCGATTGGTTAAACACGGCAGAAGAGATTCTTGAGTTTCGACAAGTGCCCGATGATATGCGAGTTCCTCTTGTCGTTACCCGCTTCAAAGGAAGGGCTATGGCTTGGTGGCAACAGCTCAAAGAGTCTCGTCGTCAAGACAATAAACCACTCATTAATTCATGGAATGGATTGACCAAACACATGCGTCGCGCCTTCCTACCCTACAATTACGAGCGTACGCTCTATAACAAATTGCAAACTCTGCGTCAGGGTTCGCGTACTGTTGAAGAATATGCAACTGAGTTCTTCTATATGACAGCACGGATGACGGCAGGCGAAACTGAGAAACAACTAATCTCACGTTTCGTCGGAGGATTACGTTCTCAACTCCAGCTTGCTTTGGCACAGTTCAATCCAGTGACAGTTTCCGAGGCTTATCAACGCTCACTCTCTATGGAGTTACAGCAGCGATCGTCTTGGTCGTCCTCGTCACGTTCCCGCCCCCAAACTACCCCTGCAACCGAGAATACAACACCTGCTACGGAAGGAGCAACACAGCGGTCCGATACGAGCAAAACAGGCCTCAACACTGACACTATTGCTTCATCCAGACCGCCTCGTACCAACGCTCTACGTTGTTACACATGTGGAGAACGCGGCCACATTCAGACTGCTTGTCCTCAAAAGGCAAAACGCGGTTTGATTATCCAAGAAACAGAGGAAGCCGAACCCCGTTATGATGATTATGATGCTACGGACGATGATGACCCTGAGATTATTCAAGGCGACACAGGTCTCAACCTCGTCCTCCGCAGGAACTGCCTACTACCTAAAGCGTCACAAGAATCATGGCTTCGCACGAACTTGTTTCGTTCGACCTGCACCATCAACGGTCGAATCTGCAAACTCATCATAGATTCGGGAAGCTGCACTAATGTTATGTCTTATGCGGCATCTCAGAAACTTGGTCTCACCGTTACACCCCACCCTTCTCCTTACCCGCTTGCCTGGCTTAACAACGGTACCGAGATTAACGTCTCAAAGCAAGTTCAAGTCTCTTTTTCCATCGGCAATTACAAAGACTGGGTGACTTGCGATGTTAttcccatggatgcttgtcACTTGTTATTAGGACGACCGTGGCAATATGATCGTGACTCGATTCATCGTGGTAAGGCTAATACTTACAGTTTCGTTTTTGATAACCGCACGGTTACCCTTGTTCCATCTAAGGAACAGCCCGAAGCAAACCCTTGTACCACGGATGTTGCAAACAAAGTTGCTTCACCTTCAGCAAAATCACTTTTGACTCTTCCCAAAAACGACTTCGAGAAGCAGTTGCATGACGTGGATATTCTTTGGGCTCTAGTCGCTACACCAACAACACCACCGGTAGCTAGCAAGACATCTGAATCGTTCGTCCCATTGCTCCAGGAATTCAGCGACGTCTTTCCAGCTGAGCTTCCAAGCGACTTACCACCATTAAGGGATATCCAGCATCATATTGATTTGGTCCCTAATGCAGTTCTTCCCAACAGACCTCATTATCGAATGAGCCCACAAGAACATGACGAGCTCCGCCGTCAAGTTGAAGAACTCCTTCAGAAGGGCCATGTTCGTGAAAGTCTCAGCCCTGCTGCTGTACCCGCCTTGCTCATTCCCAAGAAAGATGGATCGTGGAGAATGTGTGTTGATAGTCGTGCAATCAACAAAATCACAGTTCGTTATAGATTTCCGATTCCTCGGTTAGATGATCTACTTGATCAGATCGGGCAGGCCACAATGTTCACTAAACTAGACTTAAAGagtggctatcatcagattCGTATACGTCCAGGTGATGAATGGAAGACCGCTTTCAAAACGCGGGAGGGTCTTTTTGAGTGGACAGTCATGCCTTTTGGACTCTCTAATGCACCTAGCACGTTTATGAGAGTCATGAATCAGGCGCTTCGCCCTTTCATTGGCAAGTATGTGGTCGTTTACTTTGACGACATCTTGATCTTTAGCAAGGATTTGTCAAGCCACTTATCGCACTTACGAAGCGTCCTCGAAGTTCTACGACGTGAGAAGCTCTATGCCGCGGTTCACAAATGTGTTTTTGGGGTGGATCACGTACTCTTCTTGGGCTATATCGTTTCCGACAAAGGTTTACAAGTCGACCCTAGCAAGGTGGAAGCTATTCAATCTTGGCCTACGCCTCGTTCTATCACGGAGATAAGAAGTTTTCACGGTCTCGTTTCATTCTATAGACGATTCGTACACCACTTTAGCAATATTGCAGCGCCTCTTACGGATTGTATGAAAGGCTCTTCGTTTGTTTGGACGACAGAGGCTAATAAAGCCTTTGAGGATCTTAAGCAACGACTTGTCTCTGCTCAGATATTGGCCTTGCCAGACTTCATTCAAGTGTTCGAGCTACACTGTGATGCGTGTAAGTTCGGGATTGGTGCAGTCCTTAGCCAGTTAGGACGCCCCATTGCTTTCTTTAGCGAGAAGATAGCAGGCTCCCGCGCTCGTTATAGTACATACGACGTGGAATTTTATGCTATTGTCCAGGCCATTAAACATTGGAGACATTATCTTTTCCATCAAGAATTCATTCTTTATACTGATCATGATGCCCTCAAGCACTTGGGGAGTCAAGATAAAATTTCTTCACGTCATGCCTCATGGATAGCGTTCCTTCAGCAATTCACGTTTGTGATAAAACACATGGCGGGCAAGTCCAATAAGGTCGCGGACGCGTTAAGCCGCAGGCATTCCTTGGTGGCAACGTTACAGGTTTCGGTGCCGGGCTTTGCTATCTTGCCGGATCTGTATGCATCGGACCCATATTTTGGTCCTATTTGGTTGACTTTACAAGATGGTATTCACTCCGAGTATGTTTTACAAGATGGCTTTCTGTTTAGGGGAAATTGTTTGTGCATTCCGGAGAGCAGTTTACGACTTAAGATCATCAAAGAGTTGCATGAGGAAGGGCACGTCGGTCGGGATCGAACACTACAGTTGGTTGTTGATGCATATTTTTGGCCGTCGCTACGCAGGGACGTCTATCGCTTTGTGGCGCGTTGTGTTATTTGTCAGCGATCTAAAGGTCACGCATCTAACTCTGGTCTATACTTACCACTTCCTATCCCAACTCAGCCGTGGACCGATGTTAGTATGGATTTCGTTTTGGGTCTTCCTCGCACTCAACGTGGTCatgattctatctttgtggtggttGATCGTTTTTCAAAGATGGCTCATTTTATTCCTTGTAAAAAGACTACTGATGCAGTGCAAGTGGCTGGGCTCTTCTTCCGAGAGATCTATCGACTTCATGGTTTGCCATTGTCAATTGTGTCGGACAGGGACTCTCGGTTTCTAAGTCATTTTTGGCGTTCCCTTTGGCGACTTCTTCGTACAAGCCTTGATATGAGCTCCGCCTATCACCCACAATCTGATGGTCAGACAGAGGTCACTAACCGAACGTTGGGAGATATGCTTCGTTATCTGGTCGTCGACAACATAAGGACTTGGGATTCAGTCTTATGCCAGGTCGAATTCGCTCACAACCATGCTATCAACAAGAGTACACGTTTCAGTCCTTTCCGCGTCGTATATGGTGTCATTCCGCGTGGTCCCCTGGCTCTAGGCGTGGCTCCGGATATGTCCCGGGATCATGGTCAAGCTTTGGATTTTGTGGCTACTGTATCGTCTATACATGCTCAAGTCCACGACAATCTACAGCTCGCTTCGGCAAAATATAAAGCCAGTGCTGATCGCCATAAACGAGATGTGCAGTTCAAGGTTGGAGATCGTGTGTGGGCAGTCCTCACGCGTGAGCGTTTTGCGGCTGGAGAGTATAACAAGTTGAAATCACGGAAGATAGGTCCTTTGGAAGTAGTCGAGAAGATTAATGCTAATGTTTATCGTCTTCTATTGCCCCCGGATGCAAGGTTCTCTGACGTTTTTAACGTTAAACACCTCATCCCATTTGTTGCTCAAGACGACCCTGAAGATCCGAGGTCGGATCTTTCCTCACCCCGGGTGACCTGATGCAGCGTGGATCTTACTTTCCTTTTCGGTTTTggctttcttttccttttccatTTTAACCTTAAGATAAACGTTAGTTTTCCTTTTTATGTTAGGTCTTAAACCCTAAAGACTTAGGACTTTACATTAGCTATATATAGTCATCTCTTGGCTTTGTAAGAGGGACACattattattgatttataaaaaCAGAGCTTTGGCTTTAAACTCTTGATTACGGCTAGTTCATTGGTTGAACTCAACGGATTCAAGTTCATAGGTACTTTTGGGGATTCTCAGACTAAACAATCGTTCCTATTCTATCGGTTACTCTATCATATAGTCAGGGActttttttggggtcaaataCCTGTATAGTCAGGGTTTAAATCTTTTTATTGTAATTTGAATTATCTGTTATTAAAAATGATGATGATACTACAAAAAGTTTAATTTGAGATTCACtgattatttaaaaattgaattaCAAGTAATTCAAAATGcgaatataattaattttgaagTTTAGTAAATTAATATCAGATCAAACTACACACATAAAACTTT
This window encodes:
- the LOC103864769 gene encoding protein CLAVATA 3, whose translation is MIAPLLLSHYQSKEQLLSFIYSISLYKMDSRTLVLLLLFCLMFLHDASDITHANANVHALPIRKMMVMKKDNEWGGANGIEEEKEKVFGLNEELRTVPSGPDPLHHHVNPPRKPRTDSHIP